Genomic segment of Citrus sinensis cultivar Valencia sweet orange chromosome 7, DVS_A1.0, whole genome shotgun sequence:
TTCAAGGACGTCTTGGTTATGTGACTTTTGTGAATTAATTCAGTGTCAccttttgatctttttttaaagtataatTCGGGTTTTTGATAGCTTTAGACTAtattgtgtgcataattgtttTTGATCGAAGAAAGTGTGATGGTGCTATGTTTGTTCTTTGCTTTCTCTGGTAGCAATGGCTAGATTAAATTAGTTGTTTATATCTCTGAATTCTCAGCTATATCTAATGAAAGGGCTGCTGTTTTGCGTTACTTTTGAAAATGGGAAAGagattttgaatgaaaaacaTTGAGAAAAtctgttttaatttcaacagGTCCTCAATTAATCACAGTCCAATGTCTAGGATTGCTGTGGAACACATTGCGCCATGTTATGaagatatttttcctttaagaaaaaaaatccaatcgAACTGCTCGAGTTGCATCCTTGCAAGTTGTTGCAAATGTTGCAATGCTGCCATATCTTCATTGTAGAGAATAATGATTTTGCTCTAAATTAATTGGTTTCCAGGGAACTGCCCCAACCATGGCTTTTAGTATGTGCATTattcacttttattttcttcttctttgacaACCCTGATTTTGCATCAACCTTTGCCTCTCAATTTTCTCCTTTGAAACCAGGATTTTTGTCCATGGAGCATCACATAATTACTTCTCTGATTCCTTTAGGTATCTAGATGGAAACAGTACTTCTCAAAAGAGATGTGCCTGCTATTGTGGGGCTCCCTCCTTTGATGTTTAAAGGAGGGACATGAGAATGAATTTCAAGGTAGCACTTGAGTGCTCTTGATTTTCAACCAAATTTTATGAGAGGTCAATGATTTTACTCTTTTGGAACGGAAATGGgctgaaaacaaaaatataattttcttgttgCTCTACAAGATGCTCTGGCAGTGACAGAGCTAGAAAAATTCACTTGGAAAAGTATTTGAAACAATAAATATTGTGGTGAATGTGGTTTATCCACTGGTTAAGGTGTTTTCTAGGATGTAACAAAAATAGAAGTTACTTCTAATGGCTGTATTAGATgaaaatacatattaattgttaatgcTAACAATTTTTATTGCACAGCCTTCTTTAGATTTTCTAAATTTCTCCCTGTTTAACTTCCTAGTTATGACTCAACattaataatgttaatatGTCTGACGCTTTTTgttgttaaaataaaacttctcCTGGttcttgaaaaaatttaaaatgaatgtactagaataaaaatcatatcttCTCAGAGGTTGTgttataaaatctattaataatttcttgaaGTTGACTGATTAAGCTATATGCTGatgtttatgaaatttgagcAACTAGAAGTGATCAATTCCATAGAAAGAATTGATCTGTAACTATTAACAATTGGAGGGGTAGTTCTTAGAATTTTTCCCTAGAATAAACATTGCTAGTATGTAGTTAACATCATGATCCTTCCGGCAGTATTGCAAAATGAATTACTCTTCTTTTATCAGTAAAATTGTCAATATGTTTAAAGTGATACTTTTGTTACTAAAATTGCTGCCTCCTTTATTTTACACCCATATCAACTTTAAGATCAAGGATGTCCTTAGGGGCCAATTGCGATTAGGGCTGCACTTGACATTAAGCTTATGATTACTTTATCTTACAATCAGGTCTAGAAAGCTTAATAATGAGGTCAAGAAAAGAGGGGGTGGTTTTAGCAAGTTATGTGCCCTCTCTCCTCAACTTCAGGAATTCATTGGGGTGACTGAACTGGCCAGGACTGAGGTATAGCCAGAAAGTTAGAAGTTTCTTTTGTCTTTGTCTTCTGATAATCCGTTTATACGTAAATTATCTTAATTGTAATGATATGCTAATCTTGGTCCTAGGTTGTCAAGCAACTGTGGGCCTACATTAGAGAGAAGGATTTGCAAGACCCAAATAATAGACGAAATATTGTTTGTGATGAACGATTGCGTGCCCTTTTTGGTGTTGATACCATCAACATGTTTCAAATGAATAAGGCCTTATCAAAGCATATATGGCCTTTGGATTCAGATGATGGTATGCATCTACTATATTATCTCAGCAGCATGTTTTTATGTTGCTTGCATTCTTTTAATCATCAATAAGCCCTGAATGTCATTACTAATTCGAATTCCATATGTTGTGTCGAATGCTTAAaaggatattattattattgttttatgcTACAGTTATTTCTGTCAAGTCAACACCAAAGGAAAAACAACGAAAGCAAGAGAGAACAGAAGGTACAAACAATAGATTCAGTTTGATATAAGATGTGATGAATTGTTGCATTAGTTGTTTTCAGTTAATACCTGGACTTAATCTGACATTGTCCTCACCTCTTGTATACTACTGCTGTCATGTCTCACTGCTCAACTCAGCCTTATGTAGTCTGTTTGGATTTGGACACAGAACtgttctctttttatttctttttcaattttcagcCTCATATTGATACGAGTTTGACTAGGTTATaaacttgttttcttttcaaattgaaaCATAACTTCTACTGTTTCAGATTTAGATGAGCCGACTAGAAAGGAAAAGAGACAGAAGGGAGGAAAATCTGGTTTTCTTGCACCTCTTCAACTTTCAGGTGCTCTAATCAAGTTCCTTGGTACTGGAGAAAGTGCATTACCAAGGTCTGATGTTATTAAGAGAATGTGGGATTACATAAAGGAAAAGAACCTCCAGGTATCTCTTCGTAAGTGAATCCCTCTTTATGCCATGATAGTTGTtagtatttgtttattcataTCTCTCGATCTGGTGCCTTATCTACATATTCTATTGTCCATTTGTTCTACTTGTTCATTGATTTTGCTAGCTTTGTAATTGCAATCTATCGCATCAAATTTTCACTTGTTTGGGTGGAATAAAACTACTGGATTGAGACAGACCACTCAAACTTTTATGTCTGTGGGCATAAAAGATCTATCATGGATTCATTATGTTTATAATGTTGTTTGGTGACTTGATTTGGATCTAAACTCAGAAAATTGATTAATCTGGAAGACCCTGTGTAGGATATTAAAGTAGTCAAATGTATTGCTGGCCATGGATACCTCAAGAAGGGGCTATTACTTTCTAATACTAGTCTGTGTCACGGTTTCGCTAAAAACAAggttgaaatatttttatgtaagTACCTTGATGGTAATCCTacatgaataatttattttaggaCTATTACCCACTTGAAGAATTTACAGAAATTCCAAGTTGCATTTTTCTAGATATCTTTTGGACGTTCTGTTGCTTCTTTCTTGCTGAAACTGAAAGCAAACAATCATTTAAATCTTCTTGGCTTATTTATGAAGGATCCATCTGAcaagagaagaataatatGTGATGAGAAGCTGAAAGAACTCTTTGATGTCGAAACCTTCAATGGCTTCACCGTTACAAAACTCCTAGCTGTTCATTTCTTAAAGACGTAGCAGTGGGTTGCTCCTATGTTCAGCCGTAGAGGAAGTTTTGTCAGCAgatatgattttcattttcaaaccGCTTTTGTTGAGGGTTTGAATGGGGCAAATAGAAAATccaaaaagattaattaattttcccaTGTGCATTTCATTTTACCTGTATAATACCTTTTGTTTATAGCTGGATTGCTCTAGATTTGGTGCTACTCAATTCTCATCTTCTATCAAAGTTTTGGTAATGTTTAGGGCGGTCACTATTTGATTCTGCATTTGCAATCTGCCCTTCTTAATAGATTTTGAAGATGAAATCAATCACTACCAAGGCGTTGATGCTCCGACGTGGCTGTACTAGAAATTCGTGATCATTAAGGTTTTTCAACCTGATTTCATGTttcttgaataaaaattatcgtCTCATATATATCACTTGGGAAGGGCTCGAAAAAAATCTACCATGCTCTCTGTACGAATGCTGTAGCATAAGATAACAATACTCGTAACAGTTTTCTGATACGATTGTTCACTTATTCGTTTCGGTATATGGAAGCAACCATTCTTTCAGGTAGGATCAAACCGTCTAATTACATGTGAAGGAACCAtctttgaaaaagaatttccGTTGCCGGGAATTGAACCCGGGTCTCCTGGGTGAAAGCCAGATATCCTAACCACTGGACGACAACGGAGTCTTGTTTGTCGTTTTGACTAACAATaagatataaatacaaaaaaacaaaatttgactGACTGTCAGCAATCGTTCTTTGAAAGTATGATAAGGCTAAAAAGTTATTTCTCCTTTACACACACTccatcttttaaaataaatatcaatatatgCACTATTTGGCTGAGTTTGAGCGCAAGatctttttagaatttttttttttcccctttttacCGGCTCATATATCCTACCagcaaaatatgaaatatgagTTCTCCGAAGAACAAAAGAATAGACGTACAATTGATGCGATAAGACCGTGTCGAAGACTTAGGGGCTAAGGTCCCAATTCGCATTTGCGAGAACTGACAGGCAAAAGAATCATGGGCTTTGGCAGTGGCATCCTTTGTATTTAGTCAAGCAAATTACCAATTTGATTATGCACGTGAACATGACAATGAAGACACATTCTGTGGTTACAAATACTTTGTCGTTTCGcatctttcataattttcttccACAGAAGAAACCAACCAAAATGGGAATCACTTTAGCATAGTTAGTTTATTGGACCCAAACCCGGATGCTTCCTGAATCCTAACGTGTCGATCTCCCAGCAAGAGAATACAAACACAATGTAATATACGTTAGAATTTATCGTgcgtttttttttattcctcGAAGAACCTGAACCTGTGCTATTCCCTATCCCCTGGTGACTGACCGGGGGTGAATAGtgattgaagaaaaatgaaagaatccGATCATTCAACCATCAAAAGGTTATCTCCACGTGTCGACTTCTTGGCGTAGGCCATAGGGTGGCATCTGTTTTTGAACGGTGTACGTACGACTACCCACACAGTCATTTGTATGCTTTGGTTAATTGAtgtagaataaaa
This window contains:
- the LOC102610327 gene encoding upstream activation factor subunit spp27-like isoform X2, which produces MVSDSELIARLQEFLKNSDLNTTTTGIVRRQLEKDFGVDLTDKKIFIREQVDLFLQSQFENDQNDGGNEEQQQEDDGEDDQMAKVKSDETDGSDDAAVEEGDDDNNDENDNDDEANEAKGPAKRRSRKLNNEVKKRGGGFSKLCALSPQLQEFIGVTELARTEVVKQLWAYIREKDLQDPNNRRNIVCDERLRALFGVDTINMFQMNKALSKHIWPLDSDDVISVKSTPKEKQRKQERTEDLDEPTRKEKRQKGGKSGFLAPLQLSGALIKFLGTGESALPRSDVIKRMWDYIKEKNLQVSLRSI
- the LOC102610327 gene encoding upstream activation factor subunit spp27-like isoform X1 — encoded protein: MVSDSELIARLQEFLKNSDLNTTTTGIVRRQLEKDFGVDLTDKKIFIREQVDLFLQSQFENDQNDGGNEEQQQEDDGEDDQMAKVKSDETDGSDDAAVEEGDDDNNDENDNDDEANEAKGPAKRRSRKLNNEVKKRGGGFSKLCALSPQLQEFIGVTELARTEVVKQLWAYIREKDLQDPNNRRNIVCDERLRALFGVDTINMFQMNKALSKHIWPLDSDDVISVKSTPKEKQRKQERTEDLDEPTRKEKRQKGGKSGFLAPLQLSGALIKFLGTGESALPRSDVIKRMWDYIKEKNLQDPSDKRRIICDEKLKELFDVETFNGFTVTKLLAVHFLKT